One Candidatus Bathyarchaeota archaeon genomic region harbors:
- a CDS encoding PIN domain-containing protein: MKREDWLKAVAEKVVGRIVDGELGRVYASREYLHELYYISREEGVSLDEYIRRAAAITSIENLEFLETTFEIDLLALALMRQYGLRSIFDAYYAATALNQVEDHTIISTDGVYDAIPSLIRIDPRNL; the protein is encoded by the coding sequence ATTAAGAGGGAAGACTGGCTGAAAGCCGTCGCCGAAAAGGTCGTAGGGAGGATCGTCGATGGAGAGCTGGGCAGAGTATACGCCTCCAGGGAGTACCTCCATGAGCTCTACTATATCTCAAGGGAGGAGGGCGTCAGCCTAGACGAGTATATACGCAGGGCCGCAGCGATCACATCCATCGAGAACCTGGAATTCCTGGAGACCACTTTCGAAATAGACCTCTTAGCCCTAGCCCTGATGAGGCAATACGGCTTAAGATCCATCTTCGACGCCTACTACGCCGCCACAGCCTTGAACCAGGTCGAAGACCACACGATAATCTCAACGGACGGCGTATACGATGCGATACCCTCCCTCATAAGGATAGATCCACGAAACCTTTAG
- a CDS encoding RtcB family protein, whose product MDYKPGMRVPGRVYADEELLEKMRSDMTLEQCANVAHLPGIYKWAITLPDGHEGYGFPIGGVAATDLEEGVVSPGGVGYDINCGARLIRTDLSEKDVAPILPKLLDTLFTYIPSGLGSRGKVRVSSSELERVVVEGVRWAIDQGYGWDEDAERCEENGCMEGANPDKVSSTAKARGAPQLGSLGSGNHFLEIDVVEKIYDRRAAETLGLSGEGQIVVLVHTGSRGFGHQVCDDYIRVMERAVQKYGLKLPDRQLACAPIKSPEAEDYMPAMAAACNFAWANRQMITHWTREAFEKVLKTSADSLGMHLVYDVAHNIAKIEEHTIDGKRVKVCVHRKGATRAFPPDHPSIPAEYRRVGQPVLIPGSMGTSSWILVGTEKSMEVSFGSTAHGAGRVLSRAAAKKRFWGNEVKRSLEAQGVSIRAASMAVISEEAPDAYKDVDRVAEVSHHVGIATKVARLKPIGVTKG is encoded by the coding sequence ATGGATTATAAGCCTGGGATGAGGGTTCCCGGTCGGGTATACGCTGACGAGGAGCTCCTCGAGAAGATGAGGTCTGATATGACCCTTGAGCAGTGCGCTAATGTCGCGCATCTCCCAGGGATCTATAAATGGGCTATAACTTTGCCCGACGGCCATGAAGGCTACGGCTTCCCCATCGGGGGGGTGGCTGCCACAGACCTGGAGGAAGGGGTTGTAAGCCCAGGAGGAGTAGGATACGACATAAACTGTGGCGCGCGCCTGATAAGGACTGATCTCTCCGAGAAGGATGTGGCTCCCATCCTCCCTAAACTACTGGATACTTTGTTCACGTATATTCCTTCGGGTCTTGGAAGCCGCGGCAAGGTGAGAGTTTCATCATCGGAGCTGGAGAGGGTTGTGGTAGAAGGGGTGAGATGGGCTATAGATCAGGGTTATGGATGGGATGAGGATGCCGAGCGCTGCGAGGAAAACGGCTGCATGGAGGGTGCGAACCCGGATAAAGTCTCCAGTACGGCTAAGGCCAGGGGGGCCCCCCAGCTCGGCAGCCTGGGGAGCGGAAACCATTTCCTGGAGATAGACGTTGTTGAAAAGATCTACGATAGGAGGGCTGCGGAGACCCTGGGTCTAAGCGGGGAGGGCCAAATAGTGGTTCTGGTCCACACTGGGAGCAGGGGCTTCGGGCATCAGGTCTGCGACGATTATATAAGGGTTATGGAGAGGGCTGTTCAGAAATATGGGCTGAAACTGCCGGATAGACAGCTCGCATGCGCCCCCATTAAGAGCCCTGAGGCGGAGGATTACATGCCGGCCATGGCCGCCGCATGCAACTTCGCGTGGGCTAATAGGCAGATGATAACCCATTGGACCAGGGAGGCTTTCGAGAAGGTTTTAAAAACCTCAGCCGACTCCCTAGGGATGCACCTGGTCTACGACGTGGCCCACAACATAGCGAAGATAGAGGAGCATACGATCGACGGTAAAAGGGTTAAGGTATGCGTGCATCGCAAAGGCGCCACGAGGGCCTTCCCCCCGGATCATCCGAGCATACCCGCCGAGTACCGCCGGGTGGGACAGCCCGTCCTCATACCGGGCAGCATGGGGACAAGCTCGTGGATCCTGGTTGGAACCGAGAAGAGCATGGAGGTAAGCTTCGGCTCCACGGCTCACGGAGCCGGGAGAGTGCTGAGCAGGGCAGCCGCGAAGAAGAGGTTCTGGGGAAACGAGGTTAAGAGATCCCTCGAAGCCCAGGGCGTATCGATCAGGGCGGCCAGCATGGCCGTGATAAGCGAGGAGGCCCCTGACGCCTATAAGGATGTGGATAGGGTAGCAGAGGTCAGCCACCACGTGGGAATAGCCACCAAGGTAGCCCGCCTAAAGCCTATAGGCGTCACCAAAGGCTGA